DNA sequence from the Arthrobacter jinronghuae genome:
GTCCTGCCGCCGGCCATGGCCGAAGCGGTGGCTCTCGCCGCCGAGTCCGAAGTGGCCGTGATCGTGGCGCGGGACTACACCGGGGAGGCCGCTGACCGCGGATCGCTGGTGCTTCCCCAGGACCAGGACCGGCTCATCTCCGCGGTCTCGGCAGTGAACCCGAACACCGTCGTCGTACTGGCTACGAGCGGTCCGGTGACCATGCCGTGGATCGAGGACGTCCCGTCGGTGATGGAAATCTGGTACCCCGGGCAGGCACAGGGAACATCGACGGCGGCGCTGCTGTTCGGCGACGCGAACCCGTCCGGCAAGCTGCCGGTCACCTTCCCTGCCAGAGATGAGCAGGCCGTCCAGGTGGCACCGCCTAACCCGTTCTCGCTCATTGAGATCGTGGACCCCGAGGTGCCCTATGTTGAGGGTGTGTTCGTGGGTTACAAGGGGTATCTCGAGCAGGGGCTGACGCCGCTGTTCCCTTTCGGCCACGGCCTGTCCTACACCCAGTTCGACTACGGGAAACTGCGGACCACGCACAAGGTGGACGCCTCCGATCCGGAGGCTGCGGTGTCGGTGCGGGTATGGAACACGGGACACTACACCGGCGAAGAAACACTGCAGGTGTACGTGGGCAACCTGCCCACCGATGTTCCGACGCCGGCCCTGCAGCTCGCCGGGTACGGCAGCGTGACGCTGGCGCCGGGGGAGTCGGACCGGGTGGAAATCGAACTGGATCCGCGCTCCCTGCAGTACTGGGACGAGACCGAGGGTGCCTGGGTAACTCCTACGGGGGAGGTCCCCATCTATGTGGGCCGCTCGGTGGAGGATATCCGGCTGGCCGGAAGCCTGTACGTCAGTGACAAGGGCGGCGGCCATCACGGCCACCACGGACACCACGGCCATCCGAGCCATCACGGCGGCTGGGGCGGGGGTGGACACGGGGGAGGCCGCGGCTAGGCAGGGTTGCCGCTGACCGCGAACCGGCAAGTAAAAGGCCTCCCGGAACGACTACTCGTCGTCGGGGAGGCCTTTTACGTCAACCTGGTGCGTGCCTAGCAGGGTGAGGTGTTATGGGTCACGTGGCCGCGTTCCGGAAGCTGCTGTCGTTACACTTTCGGTGCTTCCGGATCACCCAAAACCGGGGCAATCCGGGGGCCGTAACTGAAACAATAGGAAAGGCGGCTTACTTGTTCGAGCCGCCCATACAGCCACAGTCTCATGCCCGTGAATGGAGCCCCCCGAAGTGCCTTCCGAATCAGCCCAGCCGTTTGAAATTTCCGAAACGGACCGCGTCACCGTCTACGGTGCGAAGAACTTCCCGGAGGTGGCCGGGTTGCTGCCCGACTCCGCGTTCCTCGCCGAAGATGACGGCCGCTTCCCGGCCGACGTCGTGCTGCTGTTCGTAGGCTCCGCTGCCGATTTGGCACATGACCTGGCCACGGCCGCTGCCGCCGTCGAGCCCGGCGGATCCCTCTGGGTCTGCTATCCGACGGCAGAGATCGACGGCGGCGCCCCGGACCTGAACCGGGACACCGTGGCTTCCCTCGTTGAAACGAATGACTGGGAGCCCGTGGGCGACGCCGTGCTCAACAGCCAGTGGTCTGCGGTGCACGGGCGGCCGGCCGGAAAGTAAGGCTGGGAAGTAAAGCAGGGGAATCCGCCGGGCCGGGCCGCGCAGCAGCGGTGCGGAATTAGGTCCGGCGGCTTCCGCAGGGATGGTCGTCGGCGCATACTCGGGAGCATCTGATCCGTTCCCCGAGAGGAGACCGCTATGCCCTCGAACATGAACCCGTACCTCAACTTCCGGGACAACGCTGCGGAAGCGATGTCCTTCTACCAGGACGTCTTCGGCGGCACCCTGGAAAGCTCCACATTCGCGGAAATGAACATGTCCGACGATCCGTCCGAGGCAAACAAGATCATGCACTCGACGCTCACCACGGACAGCGGTTTTGTGCTGATGGCCTCGGATACGCCCAACGCGATGGCCGGGCCGGAAAGCGTGGCCCCTGATTCCAGCAACGGCTATGCCATTGCACTGAGCGGCGACAACAGCGACGAGCTGCGCGGCTACTGGGACAAGCTGCTCGACGGCGGCCAGATGACCCTGCCGCTGGAAAAGGCACCCTGGGGTGATGTGTTCGGCATGGTGACCGACCGGTTCGGGACCAGCTGGATGATCAGCATCGAGACTGAGGACTCCTAGGGCCCGATTCGTCCGGAACGGGAGCAGCGCGCGGCCCCGCCGCGTGACGGCGGCTCAGCTCCCTCCGCCGGATTGCGTTGCCGCCCACTCCGCGACCCGGTGGGCGCTCTCCTCTTCGGAGAGGTCCTCAACCCGGGACATCACTGACCAGCGGACCCCGAACGGGTCGCGGATACTGGCGAAGCGGTCTCCCGAGACAAAGGTTGTCAGTGGTTCGCGGATAACGGCACCGGCCGCCGCCGCGCGCGTGACGGTCTGGTCCGCATCGGCGCAGTAGAGCCCGAGCGAGTAGCAGTCGTTGTCCCCTTCCGGTGGTAGTACCAGCCCGAAAGCCGGATTGGGCTCGCCCAGCTGCAGCCGGCCCATTCCGAAGTCGAGGTCGGCGTGCACCACGACGCCGTCCATCTCGGTTACGTCCACCACCCGGCCCCCGAACACCTCACGGTAAAACGCGATGGCGTTTCGGGCATCCGGTACGGTCAGGAACGGGGTCAGGCTGGTGGCGCCGTGCGGGATCCCGCCGGTGGTGTGTTCACCGGTGAGGCCGGCTGTGGTTTTGTCTGAAGTGGTGTTGTCTGTGGATGTCATGATGCAAGGCTAGGCAGCAGCAATAGGCGACGCTTGAAGATTCACGACAGGCCCGGAAGCAATAGAAATGAGCAGGCTATGGAGGACCAGTGGCGCGGGCTGCTTTATCCCGCCCGGCTGCCGGCGTTCCACCGGTTGCCCCCGCCGGACGCGCTCCGGGACCGCTTGCGCTGGGTCTGGATTCCGGAATGGGACCTGGCACCCGGCAAGGTGTCCCGGCAGGAGGTCCTTCCGTTCCCGGCCCTGAACCTGGTGGTGCAGCCGGAGGGTGTCAGTCTTTCCGGTCCCGCCACGCGGCGTTCCTTCCGCGATTTGGCGGGGCAGGGCTGGGCTGTCGGGATGCTGCTGCGTCCCGCCGCCGTACCGGTCTTTACCGATGACCCGGGCAGCCTCCGCGACGCTGAAATCCCGTTCCACGCCCCGGACCTGCATGCCGCGGTTACGGCCGCCATGAGCTGCGGCACTGGGGGACAGGGGAACAGTGACGACGACGACGGCGCCCGCCGCCAGGAGTGGTTAACCGGGCACCGCCGTGCAGCATCGATAGCCGCCGAGTGGCTGGAAGCCCGCGTCCCGGTACCAACAGCCGAAGCCGAAGCGGCCAACCGGTTGGAGGACCTGATCCAATCCGACCGGGAACTGATCCGGGTTGATCAGGCAGCCCAACAGCTCGGCGTCTCGGTCCGGAGCCTGCAGCGCCTGGCGCGCCGGTTTGTGGGCCTGCCGCCGCTGGCGATGATCCGCCGCTACCGGCTGCAGGAGGCAGCGGAACGGCTGCGTGAAAACAGTGAAATCTCCATTGCCGATGTCGCCGCGGATCTCGGTTACGCCGACCACGCCCATCTGGCCAACGCGTTCCGGGAGGTCCTGGGCTTCACCCCGAGCGGGTACCGGCACTCTGCGGCCCTGTAAGCACGCTGCTAACAGATCGGCTGATGCCCGGTGCTGCCGCGGACAATCAAATCGCAGGGAAAATTCACCTGCCGTGACGGTAGTCCAGGGGTGTTGATGCGCTCCACCAGCAATCGGGCACCGATCCGGGCCATTTCCCTACTGGGCTGCCGGACCGTGGTCAGGCTGAAGGAGTCCCAGCCTGCCATGTCGACGTCGTCGTAGCCGATGACCCAGCAGTCTTCCGGGGCGGAAAGCCCGTTGGCGCGAAGAGCGTCAAGGGCACCGAAGGCCATGTAGTCGTTGGCGCAGAAAACGGCGTCGGGCCGGTCGGCGCGGGATAGCAGCCGATTGACGATATGGGCGCCTCGGTCGTGGGAAAACTCGCCGTAGAAGCGGAAATGGTCAGGAACCGGATGCCCGAGTTCTTCCATTCTGCTCAGAAAACCCCGCCCTCGGTCGCGGGAGGTGCTGGCTTGGTTGGTTCCCCCGATAAAAGCCACCCGGGTTTTGCTGTGCTCCAGCAGGTAGTCGGCAACGATTGCGCCCCCGTGCAGGTTGCTGCTGGATACCTGGTCGCAATCCAAGCCTTCAACCACGCGGTTTATCAGGACGATGGGACTTTCCTGCTCCACGGCGGCCTGCAGCTCCACGGAGTCCGCTGTGGCCGTGGTGAAAATAACGCCGTCAACAGCACGTTCCCGGATGGCTTGCAACGCGTCCTGGTGGCTTCCACCACTTGCATTCCATATGACGACTCGGAAGCCCGCAGCGGTGAGTTCACGGCTGAGTTCATCCAAAACTTCTGAATAGAAAGGATTAGTCAGATCTGCAACGACCACTCCGATGGTGTTCGTCCGCATCGTTTTCATGGCCTTTGCCCCCGCATGGGGCACATAGCCGAGGGTTTCCATCGCCGCGTGGACTTTGGCCTGCGTGGTTGCGGATACCTTCCCGGAGCCGGCCAACAGACGGGAGACCGTGGCTTGTGAAACACCGGCCAGCTCGGCGACGTCTCGGCTGGTCACCGTTCTGCCATATCCCCTCGCGTTCGAATTCATTCTTTCCGTTTCAGTCGGCCTACTTGGATGGTCAGGTAATTACTCGGATCAGCGTATCCAAGAGGACGCCGTCAAATCCGCAAGGACGGAGTTTGAGACATCGAAAACCCGGCAGGGAGGCCACCTCCGATGAGGCGGCCTCCCTGCCGGTGGCTCGGCGCTGTTCGGGGCTACCGGGTAGCGGTTGCGTCGTATTCCGGCGTGAGTCCCCGGCGCATCCGGACCCGCGGGGCTGTTTCGGGTGCCCAAAGGACGCCGACGACGGTGATGAGGGAAGTGAAGATCATGTACAGGGCGACGAGCCAATAGCGGTCGAAGTCCGGGCCGATAAGCGCGGTGGCGATCAGCGGCGCAAAGCCTCCAGCGAAGACCGCGGCAACCTGCGGCCCCACCGATGCGCCCGAATACCGGAGCTTCGGTTCGAACAGCTCGGTGAAATACGCCGGTTCGACGGAGTAGCAAAGGTCTCGGCCCACATTGCAGGTAAGGATCAGTACCAGCAGGACCATCAGGAATTCACCCGTCTGCACGGCCCAGAAGAAGGGGAATGCCATCAGCATCATGGTCAGTGCGCCTGCCAGGACCGTGTACCGGCGGCCCCACCGGTCGGAAACCCAGCCCCAGAGCGGGATGGAGAAGACGCCCAGACCCGCCATGATCATGGTGGCCAAAAGGACGGTGTTGTTACCGAGCAGGATTGCCGGCGCATAGGCCAGGAGGAAGGTCGTGTAGATGTAGTAGTTCGCGTTCTCCGCGAACCGCATCATGATGACCTTCAGGATGGTGACGGGCTTGGTCTGGATGACCTTCACGACCGGGAGCTTCTCGATGTCCCCCTTGCGCTTGATCTCCTCGAAGGCAGGCGATTCGTCCACCTTGCTGCGGATGTAGAAGGAGAGGGCAACCAGCACCACGGAGAAGAGGAACGGTATGCGCCATCCCCAAGCGGCGAAGGCCTCGGGGTCGAAGGTGCCGGCCATGATGAAGAAGGCGCCGTTCGCCAACAGGGTTCCCACCGGAACCCCGATCTGCGGCCAGGACCCGAAGAAGCCCCTGCGCTCTGCCGGCGCGTATTCGGTAGCCATCAGCGCGGCGCCGCCCCACTCCCCGCCGACCCCAATGCCCTGGACGATGCGCAGGAGCACCAGCAGGATGGGGGCGGCAATACCGATCGCCGCAAAGTTAGGGAGGCAGCCGATAAGGAAGGTTCCGCCGCCCATCAGGCCCAGCGTGATCATCAGCATCTTCTTGCGCCCAAGCCGGTCACCGAAGTGGGCAAAGATGAAGCCGCCGATCGGACGTGCTGCAAAGCCGATGGCGTATGTGCTGAAGGACAGGAGGATTCCCGTGAAAGGGGTCACGGAAGGGAAGAACTGAGTGTTGAGGATGATTGCAGCCGCAACACCGTAAACGTAGAAGTCGTACCACTCGATGCAGCTTCCGAGTACGGACGAAACGAGCGCCCGTCGGCGCATTTTCGGATCAATGGCGGGTGGGGCTGTGGTCCCGGGGACACTCATGGCGCGACTCCTTTGTCTGGTTTGCGGGGTGTGATGGCAACCACAGGAGGCCGCATCAAAAAGGAGTGTATACGTATACAAATCCGCAGCACAATCCCTTGCAGCGGCGAATGTATACGTATACAGTCTTGGTCAACCGGGCGGAACTGTCCGGCCCGGGCGCTCCGCTGATCGCTCATCAATGAAGATGGAAGGATCCCTCTGATGACCGCTGATACCGAAACCAGTTCAGTTTTCTCCGAGATGCTCAAGGAACCGGCTGAGCTGAGTACGTCCCGGGGCAGCACCCCGGAGGTGCGCGCCACTGTGGAAGGCGTGCTTGCGGACGTCCGCCAACGCGGCGACGAGGCGGTACGTGAGTACTCGCAGAAGTTTGATAAGTACGCACCGGATTCCTTCCTTCTCAGCAAGGAGCAGTTGGAAGAGATCGTTGCCCGGGTGCCGGAGCAGGTCATTGAGGACATTAAATTTGTCCAGGAACAGGTCCGCTTCATGGCGCAGAAGCAGCTCGAATCACTTTCGGATTTCGAAATCGAAACCATGCCGGGCGTCCTCTTGGGTCAGAAGAACATTCCCATCGAGGCTGTCGGTGCCTATATTCCCGGCGGCAAGTACCCCCTGCTGGCCAGTGCCCACATGACCATCGTTACCGCCAAGGTTGCCGGCGTGGAACGGGTGGCTGCGTGCACGCCCCTCATTCAAGGCGAGGTCCCGGACGCCACGGTTGCAGCCATGTACCTGGCTGGTGCGGACGAGATCTACCTGCTCGGAGGCATCCAGGCTGTGGCCGCGATGGCCATCGGTACCGAGAGCATCAAGCCGGTCAACATGCTGGCCGGACCGGGGAACGCCTTCGTGGCGGAAGCAAAGCGGCAGCTCTTCGGCGAGGTGGGCATTGACCTCTTTGCCGGCCCCACGGAGGTCTTGATCGTCGCGGATGAACACGCTGATCCCTTCATTGTCGCCGTCGATCTTCTCTCCCAGGCTGAGCACGGCCCGGATTCACCGGCTGTGCTGATTACCACCAGCGAGGAGCTGGGACGCAAGGTGATCGACCATATCGACACCCTGCTGGTAGATATGCCCACCCGTGACTTTGCTGCTCCTGCCTGGCGGGACTGGGGCGCCGTGCATGTGGTCAAGAATCTCGATGACGCGTATGCGCTTGCTGACGAATACGCATACGAACACGTACAGATTCTGACGGCTGCCCCCCGGGAGGCTCTCGAGAAGATGCACAACTACGGAGCATTGTTCCTGGGCGAGGGCACCTGCGTGTCTTACGGAGACAAGGTAATCGGTACGAACCATGTTCTCCCCACCCGAGGCGCCGCCCGGTACACCGGCGGACTCTGGGTAGGGAAGTACCTGCGCACCGTCACGTACCAGGAGGTCGTGAACGAAGAATCCAGCGCTTTCTTCGGCGAACTTTGCGGCCGCGCGGCGCGGGTCGAACGTTTTGAGGGCCATGCCCGGTCAGGTGACGTTCGGGCCGCCAAGTACCGCGGCACCTCGCTGGACTGGTCCGACCACACCTTCACCAGCTAGGGATCCGTGAAACTGCAGTTGGAGGGAAAAGCTGTCCTGGTAACGGGAGCTGCCCGCGGACTCGGCAGGGCCATCGCTGACGGCCTTGCCGAGTGCGGTGCAACTGTTTACGGAACCAGCCGTGACGCCGGGACTGCCCAGGAAATCGGCCAGCGTTACGGGACCCCGCCTCTGGTCCTGGACGTGGCCCGGATCGAGGGGATAGGGGCTTTCGTAGACGAGTTGCAGGAGCGCAGCGGCGGGCTGGACCTGCTGGTCAATAATGCAGGCGTGAACATTCCGCGGCCCGCGTTGGAGGTTACCCAGGAGCAGTGGGACACGGTCCTGGACACGAACCTGAAAGGGATCTTCTTCCTCACCCAAGCCGTCGCGAGGCACTGGATTGCAAAGGGGTCTCCCGGCGCCGTCGTCAACGTAGCCTCGCAGGCAGGAATCGTAGCGATCGAGGAGCGGGCCGCATACGGGGCGAGCAAGGCAGCGTTGATCCACCTGACCAAAGTGCTGGCACTGGAATGGGCTTCCGCCGGTATCCGGGTGAATGCCGTGGCTCCCACGTTTGTGCGAACAGAGTTACTGGAATCAACGCTCAGCCGGCCGGAATGGGCTGCTGAGCTGCTCTCCCGAATTCCAATGGGCCGCTTCGGTGAGCCCGAAGAAATCGCCGGGGCAGTGGCCTTCCTGATGAGTGACGCCGCGTCGCTCATCACCGGGCACACCCTGCCTATCGACGGCGGCTACACCATCCGCTGACGGCTTCCGGGACCGGCCGCACAGGCCGGTCCCGGTTCCGCTCTTTTTATCAGGAGAACCGACATGGGCATTACACAGAGGATCGACGCCGTCGCAGTTGTCGGAGCCGGTTATATGGGCGGCGGCATTGCGCAGGTCATTGCCCTGCACGGCTACCGCGTCACGCTGGGGGACGTCGACGGCGACGCCGCCGAAGCAGCACGGGTCCGCCTTACGGAACAGGCACGGCAGTTCGAGGACCGCGGACTGTTTCCGCCCGGCGCTGCCGAACTTATCGCCGCCAACCTCACCGCAGCACCGAGCGTGGAAAAGGCAGTGGCCGAAGCCGACTACATAGTCGAGGCAGTACCCGAAAACCCGGCACTAAAGTCGACAATCCTGGCTCGGATTTCGGCGGCGGCCCCGGAGAGCAGCATCATCGGCACCAATACGTCCGCCATACCGATTGCTGAGTTGGCAGACTCCGTACAGGCACCGGCGCGGCTCCTGGGGGTGCACTGGATGAATCCTGCGCCCTTCATCCCCGGTGTCGAAATCATTCCCGGCCCCGAGACAGCGGCCGAAGCCGTAGACCTCGCGGAAGAATTTATTACCGGCCTGGGAAAGACTGCGGCCCGGGTCGCTGATACCCCGGGATTCGTTGCCAATCGGCTGCAGTTCGCGCTGTATAAGGAGGCGCTTCGCCTGGTTGAAGAAGGCGTCGCCACACCCACGCAGATTGACGCCGTAGTCAGCAACAGCTTCGGTTTCCGGTTGGCGCTTTTCGGTCCTTTCGCCATCGGCGACATGGCCGGCCTGGACGTGTATGAATCCTCCTACCGTTCCTTGGAGAAGGCATACGGCGAGCGGTTAGCTGCGCCTGACAGCCTTCGCGCCGCCGTCGCGGACGGGAATCTGGGCCTCAAGACCGGCCGTGGATTCCTGGAGATCGACCCGACGGACCGACAGGCGCTTCTCGCTTACCGCGATACCGCCTACGCCCGTCTTTCAGAGCTGAGAGCCGAGTTGGGGAAGGCCCCGGGCCTGTAACCAACCGGGGATCAATCCCCGGGCGAAGCCAAAGCGCGCCCCGGGGATTGATCCCTTATCAGCTAGCCCCCGAACCGGGCAGCCATCTCCTCAGCCGTCAGCTCGGTGCCTGCACCGTTGTAGATGGCATTGGTAACCACCGTCCAGGAGGCACGAGGCCACGTACGGAAGGTGATGTGGCCGCCGGCAATGGTCACTTCGCCTTCCCCCACATCGAAGGACGCAATGTTGGTGGCTCCGTTCAGCGCCTCGGCACCAAGGGCGTAGCCGCTGACCAGCGGGTTGCCTTCGGCCGGATAGCGCGACACCGACGTGCCCTCGCCGGTGAGGCGGAACGCGGCGTCGTTGTTGAACCAGGTGGGCCAGGCCGCGGGCATGCCCCACGCCGCCGGCTGGGAGGTGTCGTATTCCTGGGCCAGCAGCGCACCGGGCACGGTAAAGACTTCCCGGTCCGTCGGCGTTACGTTCTCTACCGGCAGTCCCATCGCGGACGCGGCGGTCAAGGACGAGGAGCCCAGTGCCAGGACGTTCCCGCCCTGGTTGGCGAACTCGGCCAGCCGCTGCGGAGCGTCCGGAACACCGGCAGCCCAGGCGAACTCCTCCGGATACTTCGTGGCGTCCAGACCGACGGTCAGCCGCTCGGTGGTGATGCCCGGAGCCAGCACAATAGTGTCGAACTGTTCGGACAGGGTGGCGTAGTCCGCGGCCTCCACCACCTCGTAGTTGGTGCCGAACTGGTCCATCATCCACATCAGCCAGCCGCCCGGCATGTTGTTCGCGCCCCGGACCAGGCCCACCCGGGTGTTCTCGGCGAGCTGGACCGCGCCGGTGGCAGGCATGGCCGCGGTGGCGTACACCGGCAGCGCAGTCTCCCGGACGGCCCGGGTCAGCGTTTCCCGTGCCCGGGGCTCTCCGGCGGGAACCATCAGGGCGCCGGGCGCGAATTCCTGTCCGTCGGCCGTGATCGCGCCGGCGGCCCGGTAGGCGTCCACGCCGGCGTCCTGCAGCGCGTCGATGATCCGGCCCAGCCCGTAGGACTCGGCACTGAGGATGTAGGCGCCGTCGGCACCGGGTGCACGCGGCATCCGGATCCGCTCCTGCGTGATGGCCTGCACCTGCCGGGTCTCGGCGTCGAACTCTTCCTGCACCGCTGCCACATCCACGCCCATAAACAGGGCCACGTTGTCGGTGGTTTCGCTGTACGGCAGGATCAGCGGGCAGTCGTCACATTTGCGGGCGCTGTCCGGGTACTCGTCGATGCGCAGCAGTTGATCCACCCAACGGCCCAGCGGCTGCTGGGTGCGCAGGATGTAGGAGCCGGCGTCGAACTCCCGGCCCTCCGCAGTGAACGGCGCGGTGGCCTGCTCAATCTCCACCTCGCCGAAGTCGAAGATCCGCATCATGTCGTACACCGCGTACGGATCCCGCTGGTCGGCGGGCACCACATACGCGTACGGGCCGCCGTCCCAGGTTTCGCTGTTCGCATTGACCCGGTAGAGGTTGTTCAGCAGCCAGGACTGCGGATCGCCGGCCACTGTGTTCAGCCCGGAGAACGCGGCGGAGGTGGCGTACTGGACGATCTGCTTGAGCGTCCAGGTGTCCGAGTCATACGGCAGGGGAGAGCGCATGGTTTTGTCCACCGGCTCCAGCACGCCCTCGCCGGTGTAGGGGTAGGCGAGGTCCCGGACGGAAGCGATCTCGGTGAGGAAGGTCGAGGTGCCGAGGAAGGTGCCGTACCCGGCGACGTCGGCGTTCCACAGGATGCCGTACGCGTCGTCCGACTTCACGCCCTTGAGCCCTTCGGCCACGAGGTCCCGCTGGGTGAACTGGCCCAGCGCGTTGGAGGATGAGATGGCAATCGGGTCCACATCGGGGGAGAGCGGTTCGTCGTAGGGCGGGGTCCAGATCCGCGGGCTTTCCGTGCCAGCCTGGTGCATGTAGTGCTGCACCACCGGCCGGTATTTCTGTTCCAGCGCCACCCGGGTGCGGGATTCCTTCTGGGTGAACATGAACCAGTCACGGTTGTTGTCGTGCCCCACGTAGCGGTGGTACAGGTCCGGATAGACCCGGTTGTATTCGGTGCCGGCCGTCTCGTTGAAGTAATCCACCACCATCTGCTGGCCGTCCGGATTGGCGGAGGGCACCACCAGCACCACGAGGTTGTCCAGGATCCGGTTCATCGCCTCCGAATCTTCGGTGGCCAGGCGGTGGACGACGTCGACCAGCGCCTGGGTGTTCCCGACCTCCGTCGCGTGGATGGACGCTTCGATGTAATAGACCGGGACCGTGGTCCGGGCGAGCTGCCGGGCGTAGGCTTCCGGTTCCATCCCGG
Encoded proteins:
- a CDS encoding helix-turn-helix domain-containing protein; this translates as MEDQWRGLLYPARLPAFHRLPPPDALRDRLRWVWIPEWDLAPGKVSRQEVLPFPALNLVVQPEGVSLSGPATRRSFRDLAGQGWAVGMLLRPAAVPVFTDDPGSLRDAEIPFHAPDLHAAVTAAMSCGTGGQGNSDDDDGARRQEWLTGHRRAASIAAEWLEARVPVPTAEAEAANRLEDLIQSDRELIRVDQAAQQLGVSVRSLQRLARRFVGLPPLAMIRRYRLQEAAERLRENSEISIADVAADLGYADHAHLANAFREVLGFTPSGYRHSAAL
- a CDS encoding MFS transporter yields the protein MSVPGTTAPPAIDPKMRRRALVSSVLGSCIEWYDFYVYGVAAAIILNTQFFPSVTPFTGILLSFSTYAIGFAARPIGGFIFAHFGDRLGRKKMLMITLGLMGGGTFLIGCLPNFAAIGIAAPILLVLLRIVQGIGVGGEWGGAALMATEYAPAERRGFFGSWPQIGVPVGTLLANGAFFIMAGTFDPEAFAAWGWRIPFLFSVVLVALSFYIRSKVDESPAFEEIKRKGDIEKLPVVKVIQTKPVTILKVIMMRFAENANYYIYTTFLLAYAPAILLGNNTVLLATMIMAGLGVFSIPLWGWVSDRWGRRYTVLAGALTMMLMAFPFFWAVQTGEFLMVLLVLILTCNVGRDLCYSVEPAYFTELFEPKLRYSGASVGPQVAAVFAGGFAPLIATALIGPDFDRYWLVALYMIFTSLITVVGVLWAPETAPRVRMRRGLTPEYDATATR
- a CDS encoding VOC family protein → MPSNMNPYLNFRDNAAEAMSFYQDVFGGTLESSTFAEMNMSDDPSEANKIMHSTLTTDSGFVLMASDTPNAMAGPESVAPDSSNGYAIALSGDNSDELRGYWDKLLDGGQMTLPLEKAPWGDVFGMVTDRFGTSWMISIETEDS
- a CDS encoding VOC family protein; its protein translation is MTSTDNTTSDKTTAGLTGEHTTGGIPHGATSLTPFLTVPDARNAIAFYREVFGGRVVDVTEMDGVVVHADLDFGMGRLQLGEPNPAFGLVLPPEGDNDCYSLGLYCADADQTVTRAAAAGAVIREPLTTFVSGDRFASIRDPFGVRWSVMSRVEDLSEEESAHRVAEWAATQSGGGS
- a CDS encoding 3-hydroxyacyl-CoA dehydrogenase family protein, which produces MGITQRIDAVAVVGAGYMGGGIAQVIALHGYRVTLGDVDGDAAEAARVRLTEQARQFEDRGLFPPGAAELIAANLTAAPSVEKAVAEADYIVEAVPENPALKSTILARISAAAPESSIIGTNTSAIPIAELADSVQAPARLLGVHWMNPAPFIPGVEIIPGPETAAEAVDLAEEFITGLGKTAARVADTPGFVANRLQFALYKEALRLVEEGVATPTQIDAVVSNSFGFRLALFGPFAIGDMAGLDVYESSYRSLEKAYGERLAAPDSLRAAVADGNLGLKTGRGFLEIDPTDRQALLAYRDTAYARLSELRAELGKAPGL
- the hisD gene encoding histidinol dehydrogenase, which codes for MTADTETSSVFSEMLKEPAELSTSRGSTPEVRATVEGVLADVRQRGDEAVREYSQKFDKYAPDSFLLSKEQLEEIVARVPEQVIEDIKFVQEQVRFMAQKQLESLSDFEIETMPGVLLGQKNIPIEAVGAYIPGGKYPLLASAHMTIVTAKVAGVERVAACTPLIQGEVPDATVAAMYLAGADEIYLLGGIQAVAAMAIGTESIKPVNMLAGPGNAFVAEAKRQLFGEVGIDLFAGPTEVLIVADEHADPFIVAVDLLSQAEHGPDSPAVLITTSEELGRKVIDHIDTLLVDMPTRDFAAPAWRDWGAVHVVKNLDDAYALADEYAYEHVQILTAAPREALEKMHNYGALFLGEGTCVSYGDKVIGTNHVLPTRGAARYTGGLWVGKYLRTVTYQEVVNEESSAFFGELCGRAARVERFEGHARSGDVRAAKYRGTSLDWSDHTFTS
- a CDS encoding M14 family metallopeptidase yields the protein MQLRHRTAAAVVTSFALLGLTISPAAGTRVETAPASKLPDLPTPAEYFGFEMGDEGRLAAFSDISEYFETIADSSPEVEYEVVDRTTDNNEYPILRLSSEENLARLDSILAVNERLADPDAMAAEAAGAGMEPEAYARQLARTTVPVYYIEASIHATEVGNTQALVDVVHRLATEDSEAMNRILDNLVVLVVPSANPDGQQMVVDYFNETAGTEYNRVYPDLYHRYVGHDNNRDWFMFTQKESRTRVALEQKYRPVVQHYMHQAGTESPRIWTPPYDEPLSPDVDPIAISSSNALGQFTQRDLVAEGLKGVKSDDAYGILWNADVAGYGTFLGTSTFLTEIASVRDLAYPYTGEGVLEPVDKTMRSPLPYDSDTWTLKQIVQYATSAAFSGLNTVAGDPQSWLLNNLYRVNANSETWDGGPYAYVVPADQRDPYAVYDMMRIFDFGEVEIEQATAPFTAEGREFDAGSYILRTQQPLGRWVDQLLRIDEYPDSARKCDDCPLILPYSETTDNVALFMGVDVAAVQEEFDAETRQVQAITQERIRMPRAPGADGAYILSAESYGLGRIIDALQDAGVDAYRAAGAITADGQEFAPGALMVPAGEPRARETLTRAVRETALPVYATAAMPATGAVQLAENTRVGLVRGANNMPGGWLMWMMDQFGTNYEVVEAADYATLSEQFDTIVLAPGITTERLTVGLDATKYPEEFAWAAGVPDAPQRLAEFANQGGNVLALGSSSLTAASAMGLPVENVTPTDREVFTVPGALLAQEYDTSQPAAWGMPAAWPTWFNNDAAFRLTGEGTSVSRYPAEGNPLVSGYALGAEALNGATNIASFDVGEGEVTIAGGHITFRTWPRASWTVVTNAIYNGAGTELTAEEMAARFGG
- a CDS encoding LacI family DNA-binding transcriptional regulator, whose translation is MNSNARGYGRTVTSRDVAELAGVSQATVSRLLAGSGKVSATTQAKVHAAMETLGYVPHAGAKAMKTMRTNTIGVVVADLTNPFYSEVLDELSRELTAAGFRVVIWNASGGSHQDALQAIRERAVDGVIFTTATADSVELQAAVEQESPIVLINRVVEGLDCDQVSSSNLHGGAIVADYLLEHSKTRVAFIGGTNQASTSRDRGRGFLSRMEELGHPVPDHFRFYGEFSHDRGAHIVNRLLSRADRPDAVFCANDYMAFGALDALRANGLSAPEDCWVIGYDDVDMAGWDSFSLTTVRQPSREMARIGARLLVERINTPGLPSRQVNFPCDLIVRGSTGHQPIC
- a CDS encoding SDR family NAD(P)-dependent oxidoreductase; translated protein: MKLQLEGKAVLVTGAARGLGRAIADGLAECGATVYGTSRDAGTAQEIGQRYGTPPLVLDVARIEGIGAFVDELQERSGGLDLLVNNAGVNIPRPALEVTQEQWDTVLDTNLKGIFFLTQAVARHWIAKGSPGAVVNVASQAGIVAIEERAAYGASKAALIHLTKVLALEWASAGIRVNAVAPTFVRTELLESTLSRPEWAAELLSRIPMGRFGEPEEIAGAVAFLMSDAASLITGHTLPIDGGYTIR